The sequence GTCTAGCTTTGGCATAAGAGAGAAGGCCTTTTATTTTCAATGCTATAACATGTTTCTCAAAAGCCCAAAGGGAAAAGGATGAGAGATTTCCATCGCAGTTCACGCATTTTTCTGGTGCGGTGCACTGCTGGCTGTCATGGCCTTTCTCAGCGCAGCGGGCACAGGTAACAGTCCCGCGACAATTAGCTTTTAAGTGGCCGAATCTCTGACACTGGAAGCATCTTAGAGGATTTGGTAAACAGTGTCTCACTGGTAATTTCATATCCCCGgcatatataaattctttcaGTTTCGGGGAGTGAAATGTTAGTatgagttgttgttgttgtgcgATTTTgttggcacaagagccattcttggccatactgcgccaagcgtaTGGATGTTAGTATGAGATGCTTAGTGTCAAGGAGTTGCCCATCCCGCCGAATGGTTATGCGGCCTACATGTCACTCCTTGACCCTGCAATTCCTTCAATATTTCCTCGAGGGGtacattaaacattaaataattctccACAAGTGATAACGCCCTCTGAATAATTTAATCCTATATGTGGCGGAACAGAAACAAGTATTGTGGCTAgtgctttcaattttaaaatttggtttgctTGCTTCTTAGAATAGACTTCTACTAGCAAGTCCCCTGAACGCATTTTGCGGATTGAGGAGACCTTACCAACGGTTGCTATGATAACCTTCTGCACAAGGAAAGGCAAAGCAGAGTTAAAGGATTCATTTTTTTCCGATAAAcgtttaattataaagaagataTCAAACCGTTgttcatttgtaataaatttcattgctttttgatgcccactgaagggagattttttaGGAGGAGCCATACGATATTACGGAAGATTCGGTTCCGAGGGCTCCGtccaccatggagcccaacaagggaaggcagccaccggctctggtaatttccagcctcggcacttaccctAGTGCTAGCCGAAACCTATAAGCTCAAAGTTACCCCAGGGGACAGTGatcacccttaacgccaagcccaaggagttaCCCCTTTTCTTGATCCCTAGAAGACTAGACACTAAGGTGACTAGCCACCAGCCGATTGATttacaggggaccacagtgcaccacccgtctttctaatgggttgccacgcacggtaaacacgtggggttttggctgtccatgagaagtaAGAAGCgaacagagtggcgacagcttctcatggagagctccctcgcttgtcTTCGAGGAAAGgaactataggtgagtacgggtgtcccaatcccgaggtacccagggatctttactccctttacgtttactctcctctgcgccttctactgtcacctttttttctttccctcgagggtaggcgagggagctctccatgagaagctgtcgccgctctgtttgcttcctacttctcatggacagccaaaaccccacgtgtttaccgtgcgtggcaacccattagaaagacgggtggtgcactgtggtcccctgtaaATCAATCGGCTGGTGGCTAGTCACCTTAGTGTCTAGTCttctagggatcaagcgaaggggctactccttgggcttggcgttaagggtggtcactgtccccgggggtagctcccagcgtataggttccggccagcaccaaggtaagcgccgaggctgggaatggccagagccggtggctgccttcccttgttgggctccgtggtgggcggtgccgtcggacctgaagTCTTTTCATATCGCATGGGGCCTCGCCGTaatgctcccttcagtgggcatcttTCGTTACCAAAACCTTTCGatatcttttttattgtaaagcGTGTTTCAAcggaaaaagaaacttttcactCTGTATCACCTTTTTTGGTCGAAAAATCTCTAACTGGAAACATTGGAGAGGTGGCATCCGTTCGAAAGCTCCGATCGGGTGACCTACTTGTTGAAGTGTCGTCGCGACAGCAATCCCACAAAATTCTAAAGCTGAAATCTTTTGGACCGATACCTGTTACTATTACTCCCCATGGTTCTATGAATTCCTCGAGGGGTGTTATTACCTGCGGGGAATTGTTTAATGTTCCTTTGGAGGAGATTACTGAGAAATTACAAAATCAAGGAGTGACGCATGTCCGCCGCATTGCTATCCGGCGAGATGGACAGTTACAAAATACTAAAcatcttattttaacttttcattctcCAAAATTGCCAGATTCAATAAAGGCCGGCTATATGAAATTGCCTGTAAGGCCTTATATACCTAACCCTTTAAGATGCTTCaagtgccagcgttttggccattCAAAGACTAACTGCCGTGGGACTTtaacttgcgcccgttgtgcagtaGTTGGCCATGAGAGCACTGAATGTTCATCGAAAGAGAAATGTGTGAACTGCAAAGGAGAACATACTTCTTTCTCCCGTGATTGCCCTGCTtggaaattggaaaaagaaatagtCACAGTGAAGGTCAAAGAGCAGGTATCATTCCCTGAAGCTCGACGAATTGTGAGAGCTAGAACACCTGcatatggaaccagctatgcttcTGCGGTTAAGGGGCAGCTAAAAACTGTGGGAATTCAATACGatacaaaagattttaaacagGGCTCTGGATCCGATGTTCCAGTTGCAATTGTAGATACCGAATCCGATCATAACCCTGATTTTGTTCCAATATCAACCAAACGCAATAGAAAGAAACTCAGGTCTACTTCTCAAAAATCTTTATTACTTAagctttcaaagaaaaataaatctaaaacagATGTGAAAAAGTTGCCTTCGTTCACAGTAAAGAATTCTGTCGCTTTGGGGCTAGCGACTGAGGGCTTAGTTCAGAAGGACCTACCGTCCTTATTTGGCATGCCCAATAGTCCTGATCATATTTCACTCCATCCGTCAGAAGAGGAGGAGGATTTTTCTATGAGTTGCGATCCTTCGCATGCTCAAAACAGTGTTTTTAAAGACAAACCTCCCATTCcactttcttaatgggtacctacATTTCCTGGAACTGTCGGGGTCTCAGGTCCAAAATTGATGATATTAAGAACATAATTAATCACTTTCATCCTTCTTGTTTGGCAATACAGGAAACTTTCCTGAACTCCGAAATTTCTCTAAAACTCCGTGGTTATAATATAGTCCGTAAGGATGCAAACACAGGAATAAAtaattctggaggtgtctgtatccTAACTTCTAACATTTTTCCCAGTACACCTCTTAAATTACACACTCCCTTACAGGCTGTGGCAGTTCAGGTTCATACAAGAACACTTAGAACAGACTGTAACATTTATTTGCCACCACATGAAGTGATTAATCAACATCAGCTTAACAATCTGATTGCccagcttccttcaccttttCTAATACTCGGCGACTTCAATGGACACAGCACTTTATGGGGTTCTGacagtacaaattctcgtgggcggcagatcgaacagtttattacaaataactgtctctgtctgctcaataataatgagaaaacgTACTTCCATCAGCCTACACTTAGCTTCCATAGTCTTGACCttgccatatgttctcctgataTGCTACCATTTCTGAAATTCACAGTTGCAGGGGATCTTTATAATAGTGATCACTTTCCATTAATTGTTTCCCATGCTGATAGAGGCGGTGCGACTCCAtctcctccgcgttttctattccagcgggcaaaTTGGACTGCTTTTACGCAACTTGCAGAGATCACCGAGGCAATGGTTAAAGTATCAGATATCACAGAAGCAATGCAAAAAGTTGTTGATTGCATTATTTATGCTGCTAATAGCACCATCCCAAAATATTCCCCAGGCCTGCGTAAATTTCGAAGACCATGGTGGAATGATGCTTGCCGAGATAGTtacaaagaacaaaagaaaagatggaaTATTTTTCGTAGGTATCCATCAACCGAAAACCTTATTGCTTTTAAACTTGCCAGAGCTAATGCACGGCGAATTCGCCGTcttagtcagagggaatcttggattcgCTTCATATCAACAATTACATCATCAACTTCGAGCAAATTGCTTTGGAAAAAGGTTAAAGCCGCAAACGGAATTTATAATGATTTCTCCTTTCCAGTACTGAAAACAGAAAATAGGACAGTTTCATCTCCCACAGACGTTGCAAATACTCTCGGGAATGCATTCGCACAGGTTTCCGCTGCCGAGTCATACAAGCCTACTTTCGTGGCTAtaaagaatcgcgcggaacgaaAGGTTTTGCGGTTTTCTACCCGAAGATCTCTCCCATACAATTCTGagtttaaaatgtatgaattgaTTTCAGCTTTCTCTAAATCACACGATTCCAGTCCTGGCCCGGATGGAATTacctataacatgcttcgccatttatctAACACTTCTCTCTCAAATTTGCTATACTTATATAATCGCATTTGGGTTGAACAGAAGTTCCCTGCACAATGGCACGAAGCTATTGTTATTCCAATCCTCAAACCCGGCAAGGACTCTTCTAACCCTCTGCACTACAGACCTATAGCGCTCACAAGTTGTTTGTGCAAGACACTGGAACGTATGGTGAATTCCAGGTTAATTTTCGAATTGGAGAAGAGAGCATGTATTCCTCAAATGCAGAGTGGTTTTCGCAGAGGACGTTCGACATCTGATAATATCGTCTTTCTCGAAACTCAAATCCGCAATGCATTTGTGCGTCGGAATCACCTAATTTCCATATTCTTTGACGTTGAAAAGGCGTATGATCGCACTTGGCGCTTTGGCATTCTTTCAAGTcttttaaattatggatttaaaggaaatttgcctatttttttaaagaactttttatctttaagatCATTTCGTGTTCGAATTGGCAGTTTTTATTCAGacccttttattcaagctgagggtgttccacagggaAGCATCCTCAGCGTCacactttttattcttcattttagtcaaattctcaaagttttaccttcatctgttcaaAGCACCTTATATGTGGATGATCTCCAGATCTCCTGCCAAGGCAGCAATATGCGCTCAATGGAACGTCAACTGCAAATTGCAGTTAATAAACTTATTGATTGGTGTGGTCATAACGGACATACGATTTCTCCGGAAAAAAGTTGTTGCATTCACTTTTGCCGGAAACGGGGCCTTCATTTGGATCCTGAAATTTATATTGGGAATGTCAAAATTCCTGTAgtggatgaatttaaatttttgggaataatatttgatcgtaagctcactttccttccgcatgt comes from Argiope bruennichi chromosome 2, qqArgBrue1.1, whole genome shotgun sequence and encodes:
- the LOC129962138 gene encoding uncharacterized protein LOC129962138, which gives rise to MGPRRNAPFSGHLSLPKPFDIFFIVKRVSTEKETFHSVSPFLVEKSLTGNIGEVASVRKLRSGDLLVEVSSRQQSHKILKLKSFGPIPVTITPHGSMNSSRGVITCGELFNVPLEEITEKLQNQGVTHVRRIAIRRDGQLQNTKHLILTFHSPKLPDSIKAGYMKLPVRPYIPNPLRCFKCQRFGHSKTNCRGTLTCARCAVVGHESTECSSKEKCVNCKGEHTSFSRDCPAWKLEKEIVTVKVKEQVSFPEARRIVRARTPAYGTSYASAVKGQLKTVGIQYDTKDFKQGSGSDVPVAIVDTESDHNPDFVPISTKRNRKKLRSTSQKSLLLKLSKKNKSKTDVKKLPSFTVKNSVALGLATEGLVQKDLPSLFGMPNSPDHISLHPSEEEEDFSMSCDPSHAQNSVFKDKPPIPLS